One segment of Pseudomonas pohangensis DNA contains the following:
- the tusB gene encoding sulfurtransferase complex subunit TusB — protein sequence MSTLHLLAHSPFSDNRLDSCLPLLADDDGLLLTGDAVYALQPGSAALRALLQLPAGISINALQEDLLARGLSEYPQRVTAIDYATFVALCGHYSRVNSWL from the coding sequence ATGAGTACTTTGCACCTGTTGGCGCACTCGCCTTTCAGTGACAACCGCCTCGACAGTTGTCTGCCGCTGCTGGCGGACGACGACGGCCTGCTCCTGACCGGCGATGCCGTGTATGCATTGCAGCCCGGCAGCGCGGCACTGCGGGCGCTGCTCCAGCTGCCTGCCGGCATATCCATCAATGCCTTGCAGGAAGACTTGCTGGCGCGCGGGCTGAGCGAATATCCGCAGCGGGTAACGGCCATCGATTACGCCACCTTTGTCGCACTCTGCGGGCACTACTCCCGCGTCAACAGCTGGTTATGA
- the tusC gene encoding sulfurtransferase complex subunit TusC produces the protein MPKSLLVVSRQAPWSGPDAREALDLVLAGGAFDLPLGLLFLDDGVFQLQNNQQASAIEQKNLCANLQALPLFGVEALFVSARSLQQRGLEDHSLSMPAHILDDLQIRVLFERYDQVITL, from the coding sequence ATGCCCAAGTCTTTGCTGGTGGTTAGTCGGCAAGCGCCCTGGTCCGGCCCTGACGCCAGGGAAGCCCTTGATCTGGTACTGGCGGGTGGCGCCTTTGATCTGCCGCTGGGCCTGCTGTTCCTCGACGATGGGGTTTTTCAGCTGCAGAATAACCAGCAGGCCAGTGCCATTGAGCAGAAGAACCTCTGTGCAAACCTGCAGGCACTGCCGCTCTTCGGCGTGGAAGCGCTCTTCGTCTCCGCCCGCAGCCTGCAGCAGCGCGGACTGGAAGATCACAGCCTGAGCATGCCGGCGCACATCCTGGATGACCTGCAGATTCGCGTGCTTTTCGAACGCTATGACCAGGTGATTACCCTCTGA
- the pgsA gene encoding CDP-diacylglycerol--glycerol-3-phosphate 3-phosphatidyltransferase, with product MNIPNLLTVLRVLLIPVFILLFYLPFSWSYMAASGVFAVAGFTDWLDGYLARRLQQSTPFGAFLDPVADKLMVSVALVLLVAEHSSLWLTLPAAIIIGREIVISALREWMAEIGARAHVAVSRLGKWKTAAQMLALVILLANPPQMSLWVALGFALLIISAALTLWSMVMYLKAAWPHLQKAQDNK from the coding sequence ATGAATATTCCCAATCTGTTGACCGTGCTGCGCGTTTTGTTGATTCCGGTCTTTATCCTGTTGTTTTATCTGCCGTTTTCATGGAGTTACATGGCTGCCAGCGGTGTTTTCGCGGTGGCCGGTTTCACCGACTGGCTGGATGGCTATCTGGCTCGTCGTCTGCAGCAAAGTACTCCGTTTGGCGCTTTTCTGGATCCGGTAGCCGACAAGCTGATGGTTTCAGTGGCGCTGGTACTGCTGGTTGCGGAACATTCCAGCCTCTGGCTGACCTTGCCGGCAGCAATCATCATTGGTCGTGAAATTGTCATTTCCGCACTGCGCGAATGGATGGCGGAGATCGGTGCCCGTGCGCATGTTGCCGTGTCCCGGCTGGGCAAGTGGAAAACCGCAGCCCAGATGCTGGCCTTGGTGATTTTGCTGGCAAACCCGCCACAAATGAGTCTGTGGGTCGCCTTGGGCTTTGCATTGTTGATAATCTCTGCCGCCCTGACCCTGTGGTCGATGGTGATGTACCTGAAGGCCGCATGGCCGCATTTGCAAAAAGCACAGGACAACAAATAG
- a CDS encoding zinc-dependent alcohol dehydrogenase family protein: MLKAVYQQRGPVPQDVIEAVECQLPAPAAGEVLLKVLAAPINPSDVLTLTGEYGMLPPLPATGGSEGVGRVEELGEGVSNLKAGQTVLLPPGNGTWVSHMLAKASKLVALPDADPQQLSMLTVNPPTALLLLKNFVDLQPGDWVIQNAANSGVGSYLIQLAKARGLKTVNIVRRESAVADVQAIGGDVVLVDGPDLHKQVKAATAGAAIRLGIDAVGGASTENMANCLSEGAVLVNYGLMSGKPCQMPASALIFREIDLRGFWLLKWYRNATPAEQMAVFGELIGLIASGKLKTKIAATYDVSEIKQAVAAAAGGERGGKILIVPA; the protein is encoded by the coding sequence ATGCTCAAAGCCGTCTATCAGCAGCGTGGCCCGGTGCCGCAGGATGTTATCGAAGCCGTCGAATGCCAGTTGCCGGCACCGGCAGCCGGCGAGGTACTGCTCAAGGTGCTGGCCGCGCCAATCAATCCCTCCGACGTCCTGACCCTGACCGGCGAGTACGGCATGCTGCCACCCCTGCCGGCCACCGGCGGAAGCGAAGGTGTCGGCCGGGTTGAAGAACTTGGCGAAGGCGTCAGCAACCTCAAGGCTGGCCAGACCGTTCTGCTACCACCGGGCAACGGCACCTGGGTCAGTCATATGCTGGCCAAAGCCAGCAAGCTGGTGGCGCTACCCGACGCCGACCCGCAGCAACTTTCCATGCTCACGGTCAACCCGCCGACCGCGCTGTTGCTGCTGAAGAATTTTGTCGACCTGCAACCCGGCGACTGGGTAATCCAGAATGCGGCCAACTCCGGTGTCGGCAGCTACCTGATCCAGCTGGCCAAGGCCCGCGGCCTGAAAACCGTCAACATCGTGCGCCGTGAATCAGCCGTAGCAGACGTGCAGGCTATCGGCGGTGATGTGGTGCTGGTCGACGGCCCTGACCTGCACAAACAGGTAAAGGCTGCTACCGCTGGCGCTGCGATCAGGCTGGGAATAGATGCCGTGGGCGGAGCCAGCACCGAGAATATGGCCAACTGCCTTAGCGAAGGCGCGGTGCTGGTCAACTATGGCCTGATGAGCGGCAAGCCCTGCCAGATGCCTGCCAGCGCCCTGATCTTCCGTGAAATAGACCTGCGCGGTTTCTGGCTGCTCAAGTGGTACCGCAACGCCACGCCGGCTGAACAGATGGCCGTGTTCGGCGAACTGATCGGCCTGATTGCCAGCGGCAAACTGAAGACAAAAATTGCCGCGACCTATGACGTCAGCGAAATCAAGCAGGCCGTGGCCGCCGCAGCTGGCGGTGAACGCGGCGGTAAAATCCTCATCGTACCGGCCTGA
- a CDS encoding TusE/DsrC/DsvC family sulfur relay protein, whose amino-acid sequence MSTLIAAGKTLQLDKHGFLQNLEDWTPEVATVLAAQEGMVLTAAHWEIIELLRSFYTEFQLSPATRPLVKYAAARLGPAKGNSQHLNLLFKGTPAKLAAKLAGLPKPTNCL is encoded by the coding sequence ATGAGTACCCTGATCGCCGCAGGGAAAACCCTGCAACTCGACAAACATGGTTTCTTGCAAAACCTGGAAGACTGGACACCCGAGGTCGCCACCGTGCTTGCCGCGCAGGAAGGCATGGTGCTGACTGCCGCGCACTGGGAGATCATCGAACTGCTGCGCAGTTTCTACACCGAGTTCCAGCTATCGCCGGCTACCCGTCCGCTGGTCAAATATGCCGCCGCCAGACTTGGCCCGGCGAAAGGCAACAGCCAGCACCTCAACCTTCTATTCAAGGGCACACCCGCCAAGCTGGCCGCCAAGCTGGCCGGCCTGCCCAAACCGACCAATTGTCTATGA
- a CDS encoding acyl carrier protein has protein sequence MSEVNAERLQDLKVFLRSIQRPGLSLEQVKPEDNIVQIGLIDSLALIQITLYLERKYNIDFSLLGFNPEQLSSMSNILQLIEESAA, from the coding sequence ATGAGCGAAGTGAACGCCGAGCGTTTACAGGACCTGAAGGTCTTTTTGCGCAGTATCCAGCGACCGGGATTGTCGCTGGAGCAGGTCAAGCCAGAGGACAATATCGTCCAGATCGGCCTGATTGATTCGCTCGCGCTGATCCAGATCACCCTGTATCTGGAGCGCAAGTACAACATCGACTTCTCGCTGCTCGGCTTCAATCCCGAGCAGCTGTCGAGCATGTCGAACATCCTGCAACTGATAGAAGAGTCCGCCGCATGA
- the gacA gene encoding response regulator transcription factor GacA, producing MIRVLVVDDHDLVRAGITRMLEDVPGIQVVGEAGSGEEALKKTRELKPDVILMDIKMPGIGGLEATRKLMRSNPDLKIIAVTACEEEPFPSRLLQAGAAGYLTKGSALSDMLQAIRQVFSGQRYISPPIAQQLALKAFQRVPADCPFDALSEREIQIALMIANCNKVQGISDKLFLSPKTVNTYRYRIFEKLSISSDVELALLAVRHGMVDAVG from the coding sequence TTGATCAGAGTACTGGTGGTAGATGACCACGATCTGGTTCGTGCCGGTATTACCCGGATGCTGGAGGATGTGCCCGGAATTCAGGTGGTCGGTGAAGCCGGTTCTGGTGAAGAAGCACTGAAGAAAACCCGTGAACTCAAGCCAGACGTGATCCTGATGGACATCAAGATGCCGGGCATCGGCGGTCTTGAAGCAACACGCAAACTCATGCGCAGTAACCCCGACCTGAAAATCATCGCTGTCACTGCCTGTGAAGAAGAGCCCTTTCCCAGCCGGTTGCTGCAGGCGGGAGCGGCTGGTTACCTGACCAAAGGCTCGGCCCTCTCGGACATGCTGCAGGCCATCCGCCAGGTATTTTCCGGTCAGCGCTACATCAGCCCTCCGATTGCCCAGCAACTGGCCTTGAAAGCTTTCCAGCGCGTGCCTGCGGACTGCCCCTTTGATGCGCTGTCCGAGCGTGAAATCCAGATCGCCCTGATGATCGCCAATTGCAACAAGGTGCAGGGCATCTCCGACAAGCTGTTTTTGTCACCCAAGACAGTCAACACCTATCGCTACCGCATCTTTGAAAAGCTCTCGATCTCCAGTGATGTGGAACTGGCGTTGCTGGCCGTGCGGCATGGCATGGTTGATGCAGTCGGTTGA
- the uvrC gene encoding excinuclease ABC subunit UvrC — translation MQSVDVNNGAFDPAEFLKTCSSRPGVYRMLDLAGRLLYVGKAKNLKKRLASYFRQTGLAPKTAALVAKIAQIETTITANETEALLLEQTLIKEWRPPYNILLRDDKSYPYVFLSDAEFPRLSLHRGAKKAKGRYFGPYPSAGAIRESLHLLQKTFLVRQCEDSYFKNRTRPCLQYQIKRCKAPCVGLVDADEYAEDIRHSVMFLEGRSNQLSSELVAGMEQASAQLDFERAAILRDQSALLRRVQDQQSMDGGSGDVDIVAARVNPGGACVHLVTVRGGRVLGSKNYFPQVAIEEETSDVLLAFLAQYYLGNQERELPSELIVNAVHEDFPVLVAALQSARGRQLVISHRVRGNRARWQQLAVTNAEQALSARLSDRQHLAARFEALTEALQLEEAPQRLECFDISHSSGEATVASCVVFGPEGALKSDYRRYNIEGVSAGDDYAAMHQALTRRFSKLAEGEGKLPDILLVDGGKGQLNMAREVLEELSVPDMLLLGVAKGVTRKPGFELLYLNDAAHEFTLPADSPALHLIQQIRDEAHRFAITGHRARRGKARRTSTLEDVAGVGPKRRRDLLKHFGGLQELTRASVEEIAKAPGISKKLADLIYATLHSE, via the coding sequence ATGCAGTCGGTTGATGTGAATAACGGCGCGTTCGACCCCGCAGAGTTTCTCAAGACTTGCAGTAGCCGGCCGGGTGTTTATCGGATGCTCGATCTGGCCGGTCGTTTGCTCTACGTCGGCAAGGCCAAGAACCTGAAGAAGCGTCTGGCGAGTTACTTTCGCCAGACCGGCCTGGCGCCAAAGACGGCGGCGCTGGTGGCCAAAATCGCGCAGATTGAAACCACCATTACGGCCAATGAAACCGAAGCATTGCTTCTTGAGCAAACCCTGATCAAGGAATGGCGTCCGCCGTACAACATCCTGTTGCGCGACGACAAATCCTACCCCTATGTGTTTCTGTCCGATGCCGAGTTTCCGCGGCTGAGCCTGCATCGCGGGGCGAAAAAGGCCAAGGGCCGCTACTTTGGCCCGTATCCGAGCGCCGGGGCGATTCGTGAAAGCCTGCATCTGTTGCAAAAAACCTTTCTCGTCCGGCAATGCGAAGACAGCTATTTCAAAAACCGCACCCGACCCTGCCTGCAGTATCAGATCAAGCGCTGCAAGGCGCCTTGTGTCGGTCTGGTTGATGCTGACGAGTACGCCGAAGACATTCGTCATTCGGTGATGTTTCTGGAAGGCCGCAGCAACCAGCTGTCTAGCGAGCTGGTCGCCGGGATGGAGCAGGCTTCTGCGCAGCTGGACTTTGAACGGGCGGCGATTCTTCGCGATCAATCAGCCCTGCTGCGCCGGGTGCAGGATCAGCAGAGCATGGATGGCGGTAGTGGCGATGTGGATATCGTCGCCGCCAGAGTCAACCCGGGTGGTGCCTGCGTGCATCTGGTCACGGTGCGCGGGGGCAGGGTGCTGGGCAGCAAGAACTACTTTCCCCAGGTGGCTATCGAGGAAGAAACCAGTGACGTGCTGCTGGCATTTCTGGCCCAGTACTATCTGGGTAACCAGGAGCGGGAACTGCCGTCAGAGCTGATCGTCAATGCCGTGCATGAAGACTTTCCGGTGTTGGTAGCCGCCCTGCAGTCGGCGCGTGGCCGCCAGCTAGTGATCAGCCACAGGGTGCGGGGCAACCGTGCACGCTGGCAGCAGCTGGCAGTGACCAATGCCGAGCAGGCACTCAGCGCACGCTTGTCCGACCGTCAGCATCTGGCGGCAAGGTTCGAAGCCTTGACCGAGGCCCTGCAGCTGGAAGAGGCACCGCAGCGGCTGGAGTGTTTCGATATCAGCCATTCCAGCGGGGAAGCAACGGTTGCTTCCTGTGTGGTGTTTGGGCCGGAAGGCGCGCTGAAATCGGACTATCGGCGTTACAACATTGAAGGCGTGAGTGCCGGCGATGATTACGCGGCCATGCATCAGGCCCTTACCCGGCGCTTCAGCAAGCTCGCTGAAGGCGAAGGCAAACTGCCGGACATTCTGCTGGTGGATGGTGGCAAGGGCCAGCTGAACATGGCGCGCGAGGTGCTTGAAGAGCTGTCCGTGCCCGACATGCTGTTGCTTGGTGTGGCCAAGGGGGTAACGCGCAAGCCCGGTTTCGAGTTGTTGTACCTGAATGACGCGGCCCACGAGTTCACCCTGCCGGCAGATTCACCAGCCTTGCATCTGATCCAGCAAATACGTGACGAAGCCCACCGTTTTGCCATTACCGGTCATCGTGCCCGGCGCGGCAAGGCAAGGCGTACTTCTACGCTGGAAGATGTTGCCGGTGTTGGTCCCAAGCGGCGCAGGGACTTGCTCAAGCACTTTGGCGGCCTGCAGGAATTGACGCGTGCCAGCGTTGAAGAGATAGCCAAGGCGCCGGGAATCAGTAAAAAGCTGGCTGATTTGATTTATGCGACATTGCACAGTGAGTAG
- a CDS encoding Bax inhibitor-1/YccA family protein, with protein MQEREIAPGYAQAEQSEVSSVLRNTYGLLSMTLLFSGVVAYVAQQMAVPYPNIFVVLVGFYGLFFLTTKLRNSGWGLVSTFALTGFMGYTLGPILNMYLSLPNGSDVVASALGMTALVFFGLSAYVLITRKDMSFLSGFLMAGFWVLLGAVLANLFFQISGLQLAISAGFVLFSSAAILFQTSAIIQGGERNYIMATIGLYISIYNLFISLLQLIGVFSSND; from the coding sequence ATGCAGGAACGTGAAATTGCACCGGGATATGCCCAGGCCGAGCAAAGTGAAGTAAGCAGCGTGCTGCGCAATACCTACGGCTTGCTGTCGATGACACTGCTGTTCAGTGGCGTGGTTGCCTATGTCGCCCAGCAGATGGCGGTGCCCTACCCGAATATCTTCGTGGTTCTGGTTGGCTTCTACGGCCTGTTCTTCCTGACCACCAAGCTGCGCAACAGCGGCTGGGGACTGGTCTCCACCTTCGCCCTGACCGGCTTCATGGGTTACACCCTCGGGCCGATCCTCAACATGTACCTGAGTCTGCCCAATGGCAGCGACGTGGTGGCCTCGGCACTGGGCATGACCGCACTGGTGTTCTTCGGCCTGTCAGCCTATGTGCTGATCACCCGCAAGGACATGAGTTTCCTCAGCGGTTTCCTGATGGCCGGCTTCTGGGTTCTGCTTGGCGCGGTACTGGCCAACCTGTTCTTCCAGATCAGCGGCCTGCAACTGGCGATCAGCGCAGGCTTTGTGCTGTTCTCCTCGGCAGCCATCCTGTTCCAGACCAGCGCCATCATCCAGGGCGGGGAGCGCAACTACATCATGGCCACCATTGGCCTGTACATTTCCATCTACAACCTGTTCATCAGCCTGCTGCAGCTGATCGGAGTGTTCAGCAGCAACGACTGA
- a CDS encoding isocitrate lyase/PEP mutase family protein, with product MSDSQEQPQSAGKRLRQAMAATPVLPFIGVYDVFSASLAGNRYDNLFVSGFSFAASHYGLPDIGFIAWPDIVDFVQRLNTVLPKHNLLVDIDDGYCDPDVACHVVSVLEKAGAAGVVLEDQKRPRRCGHFDGKQIMDLDEYLAKLRAVLATRRDMAVIARTDTTDPDDMVRRVLAFAEAGADAVLIDGLPNLEVIREISSRVDKPFAFNQIAGGKSPAYTQTELLESGVSLIIYSTPCLFAAQTAIESALADLQADDGKLASNSIGVSGCNQQLKNNLARRDQR from the coding sequence ATGAGTGATTCGCAAGAACAGCCACAGTCTGCCGGCAAGCGTTTGCGACAAGCCATGGCGGCAACTCCGGTACTGCCTTTTATCGGCGTGTATGACGTTTTTTCCGCGTCACTGGCCGGCAACCGCTATGACAACCTGTTTGTCAGTGGCTTCAGCTTTGCGGCAAGCCACTACGGCTTGCCGGACATCGGCTTCATTGCCTGGCCGGATATTGTCGATTTCGTCCAGCGCCTGAATACCGTATTGCCGAAACACAACCTGCTGGTCGATATCGATGACGGCTACTGCGATCCGGATGTGGCCTGCCATGTCGTTTCCGTGCTGGAAAAAGCCGGTGCCGCTGGAGTCGTGCTGGAAGACCAGAAACGCCCGCGCCGCTGCGGTCATTTCGATGGCAAGCAGATCATGGATCTGGACGAGTATCTGGCCAAGCTGCGCGCCGTACTCGCCACCCGGCGTGACATGGCAGTGATTGCCCGCACCGATACCACCGACCCGGACGATATGGTGCGGCGTGTACTGGCCTTTGCCGAAGCCGGAGCCGATGCCGTCCTGATTGATGGCCTGCCGAATCTGGAAGTCATCCGCGAGATTTCCAGCCGTGTGGACAAGCCGTTCGCCTTCAACCAGATTGCCGGCGGCAAATCACCCGCCTACACCCAGACCGAACTGCTTGAGTCCGGCGTTTCACTGATCATTTACAGCACGCCTTGCCTGTTCGCCGCCCAGACAGCGATTGAAAGCGCACTGGCAGACCTGCAAGCCGACGACGGCAAGCTGGCAAGCAATTCGATAGGTGTCAGTGGCTGCAACCAGCAACTTAAAAACAACCTGGCACGCAGAGACCAGCGCTAG
- a CDS encoding 4'-phosphopantetheinyl transferase family protein produces the protein MNLQDNDIHIWLGPDTGLPTDAILREVLGHYLPAGQAQLARTANGKPYLMQQGADPLQFNLSHTLGRVACAVSRGICLGIDIENRQRAINVDEVAQRFFHPDEIQALQAITDVAQRRQLFFRLWTCKEAYIKAIGQTIAGVSLQQLGFDCSAATIRALFALPAQQQWHFHNQACGECEISIARARHCAGTDSPHLTFFSFDRWENGPSGQGLQHCQRAADEAL, from the coding sequence GTGAACCTGCAAGACAACGACATTCATATCTGGCTTGGCCCGGACACGGGCCTGCCGACGGATGCCATCCTGCGCGAAGTCCTTGGCCACTACCTGCCTGCCGGGCAGGCGCAACTTGCCAGAACAGCCAACGGCAAGCCCTACCTGATGCAGCAGGGAGCTGATCCGCTGCAATTCAATCTCAGCCACACGCTGGGACGGGTCGCCTGTGCGGTAAGCAGAGGCATTTGCCTGGGCATCGACATTGAAAACCGCCAGCGGGCCATCAATGTCGATGAAGTCGCGCAGCGCTTTTTTCATCCGGATGAAATACAGGCACTGCAAGCCATTACGGACGTTGCACAGCGCAGGCAGTTGTTTTTCCGCCTGTGGACCTGCAAGGAGGCCTATATCAAAGCTATTGGCCAGACGATTGCCGGCGTCTCGCTGCAACAGCTCGGTTTTGACTGCTCTGCCGCAACGATCCGTGCGCTGTTTGCATTGCCCGCGCAGCAGCAGTGGCATTTCCATAACCAGGCGTGCGGGGAATGCGAGATATCTATTGCCCGGGCCCGTCACTGCGCTGGCACGGACAGCCCGCATTTGACGTTTTTTTCATTTGATCGCTGGGAGAATGGCCCGTCTGGCCAGGGCCTTCAGCACTGCCAGCGAGCCGCAGACGAAGCACTTTGA
- a CDS encoding class I adenylate-forming enzyme family protein: MFLDLNVGQIVEPISGRKWTQEEIHHEIAKRTARFQRHGLARGHRVFMPFGNRLEFFAELIAIWRLGACAIPIDARLTAYEITTLVGAALPHMAVVDDATDSSVVDALAAAGVATVNTTDTGDEEVSVGMSLLDDDALILFTSGSTGAPKGVVHTHRSLRARWVSLRDHLGVEAFARSLCMLPTHFGHGLICNSLYPWLAGQDLYITPPFRPDIIMKLGAMIDEHQITFMSSVPSIWRLALKLSRPPQGGSMRRVHCGSAPLSAHVWESIRKWTGTQQVCNSYGITETGSWVAGLNDASCAAEDGLIGQGWGAVIKVLNTDDTSKPLDSSMECPVGESGYVWLNTPALMKGYFQRDDLTSKAVNDGWFLTGDIGLIDENGQLVLRGRERDEINKGGMKIYPSDVDTVVEQFEHASDVCTFALDDEIYGQNVAMAVVLSKQDDATIRSLYQWMTGRLAEPKMPQRWWIVEDIPRTSRGKINRDQVKQYCLERDAIDLVGILSNEAGA, translated from the coding sequence ATGTTTCTTGATTTGAATGTTGGGCAGATCGTGGAGCCGATCAGCGGCCGCAAATGGACCCAGGAAGAGATCCACCACGAGATAGCCAAACGCACCGCGCGCTTTCAGCGCCATGGCCTGGCCCGTGGGCATCGCGTATTCATGCCCTTTGGCAACCGTCTGGAATTCTTTGCCGAACTGATCGCCATCTGGCGTCTGGGTGCCTGTGCCATTCCGATCGATGCGCGGCTGACCGCCTACGAAATCACTACCCTGGTCGGTGCCGCCCTGCCGCACATGGCCGTGGTGGATGATGCCACCGACAGCAGCGTGGTCGATGCCCTGGCCGCCGCCGGGGTAGCCACCGTGAATACCACGGACACCGGTGATGAAGAGGTGTCCGTGGGCATGAGCCTGCTGGACGACGATGCGCTGATCCTGTTCACCTCCGGTTCGACCGGCGCGCCCAAGGGCGTGGTGCATACCCATCGCTCGCTGCGCGCCCGCTGGGTATCGTTGCGCGACCATCTGGGGGTGGAAGCCTTTGCCCGCTCCCTGTGCATGCTGCCTACCCACTTCGGCCACGGCCTGATCTGCAACAGCCTCTACCCGTGGCTGGCGGGACAGGACCTGTACATCACACCACCGTTCCGCCCCGACATCATCATGAAGCTGGGCGCGATGATCGATGAGCATCAGATCACCTTCATGTCTTCGGTGCCGTCCATCTGGCGCCTGGCGCTGAAGCTTTCACGCCCTCCCCAGGGTGGCTCGATGCGCCGCGTGCATTGCGGCTCGGCGCCCCTGTCCGCCCATGTGTGGGAAAGCATTCGCAAGTGGACCGGTACGCAGCAGGTATGCAACTCCTACGGCATTACCGAGACCGGCAGCTGGGTAGCCGGCCTGAATGATGCCAGTTGCGCCGCCGAAGACGGCCTGATCGGCCAGGGCTGGGGCGCGGTAATCAAGGTATTGAATACCGATGACACCTCGAAGCCACTGGATAGCAGCATGGAATGCCCGGTTGGCGAGAGCGGCTATGTCTGGCTGAACACCCCGGCACTGATGAAAGGCTATTTCCAGCGCGACGACCTGACCAGCAAGGCGGTCAATGATGGCTGGTTCCTTACCGGCGACATCGGCCTGATCGACGAAAACGGCCAACTGGTGCTGCGTGGCCGCGAGCGCGATGAAATCAACAAGGGCGGAATGAAAATCTACCCGTCGGATGTGGATACCGTGGTCGAACAGTTCGAGCACGCCAGCGATGTCTGCACCTTCGCGCTGGATGATGAAATCTACGGACAGAACGTGGCCATGGCCGTGGTGCTGTCAAAGCAGGACGATGCAACCATCCGCTCGCTGTACCAGTGGATGACCGGCCGCCTGGCGGAACCGAAGATGCCGCAGCGCTGGTGGATCGTCGAGGACATTCCGCGCACTTCCCGCGGCAAGATCAACCGGGATCAGGTCAAGCAGTACTGCCTGGAGCGCGATGCGATAGATCTGGTCGGCATCCTGTCCAACGAGGCTGGCGCATGA
- the tusD gene encoding sulfurtransferase complex subunit TusD, with product MKFAIAVYSPPHAPASRRALRFAEAVLGSGHEIVRLFFYQDGVHNACSSIVTPQDENNVAGEWQNFISCHQLDSVVCIAAALRRGVLDQQEAERHERRAACVSPPWELSGLGQLHDAIQSADRLICFGGH from the coding sequence ATGAAATTTGCCATAGCCGTCTACTCGCCGCCCCACGCACCCGCCTCCCGGCGCGCCTTGCGCTTCGCCGAGGCCGTGCTGGGCAGCGGCCATGAAATTGTCCGGCTGTTCTTTTATCAGGATGGCGTGCACAACGCCTGCAGCTCGATCGTGACACCACAGGATGAAAACAATGTGGCCGGCGAGTGGCAGAATTTCATCAGCTGCCACCAGCTGGACTCGGTCGTGTGCATCGCTGCAGCCCTGCGCCGCGGGGTTCTTGACCAGCAGGAAGCCGAACGCCATGAACGCCGGGCAGCCTGCGTAAGCCCGCCCTGGGAGCTCTCCGGGCTTGGCCAGCTGCACGATGCCATCCAGTCAGCCGACCGTCTGATTTGCTTCGGAGGCCACTGA